From Drosophila nasuta strain 15112-1781.00 chromosome X, ASM2355853v1, whole genome shotgun sequence, one genomic window encodes:
- the LOC132795732 gene encoding uncharacterized protein LOC132795732 isoform X2: protein MGLQCTLCGSAPPVGDEFAAINERQLSEAVKLLNEAAETEALIAFHAELPQQQQQQHQQPPQTTQSNATESKSYHSFLATRPPQMELSAIKLICQLAEQQPRRRFHVMNLSCAAALPLLQQSQQRGAQLTAETCPHYLALCAEDIDDCHTEFKTWPPIRERSNQLPLWQALLQPAGGALQLIASDHSAATPGARCLTYGRQRGDFINAWPGISSLQLSLPIVWTRGQQLQQLKERLTLADVHRLMCWEPAKLCGLEKFKGRIAEGYDADFCIWNPDEEFTVSQDALHAANKSASPYAGQRLRGVVHATVVRGLHVYQQFEGFGQPLGKVLLRKSSRKVVKFVRL from the exons ATGGGACTCCAGTGCACACTCTGTGGCAGTGCTCCGCCCGTTGGCGATGAGTTTGCCGCCATCAATGAGAGGCAGCTAAGCGAAGCCGTCAAGCTGTTGAATGAGGCAGCTGAAACAGAGGCATTAATAGCG TTCCACGCTgagctgccacagcaacagcaacagcaacatcaacagccaCCACAAACCACACAATCAAATGCAACCGAATCGAAATCGTATCACAGCTTTCTGGCAACGCGACCCCCACAAATGGAATTGTCGGCGATCAAATTGATTTGCCAGCTGGCCGAGCAGCAACCGCGGCGTCGCTTCCACGTGATGAATCTCAGCTGTGCCGCAGCATTGCCGCTGCTGCAACAAAGCCAGCAACGTGGGGCACAATTGACGGCCGAAACCTGTCCACATTATCTCGCTCTATGCGCCGAGGATATCGACGATTGCCACACGGAATTCAAGACGTGGCCACCGATACGCGAGCGTAGCAATCAGCTGCCCCTGTGGCAGGCATTGTTGCAACCCGCAGGCGGCGCCTTGCAACTGATCGCCAGCGATCATTCAGCTGCAACGCCCGGGGCACGTTGTCTCACCTACGGACGACAGCGTGGCGACTTTATCAACGCGTGGCCAGGCATCAGTTCGTTGCAACTAAGTTTACCTATTGTCTGGACGCGAGgacagcagttgcagcaactgaAGGAGCGTTTAACGCTTGCCGATGTGCATCGGCTGATGTGCTGGGAACCGGCAAAGCTATGCGGCTTGGAGAAGTTCAAGGGACGCATTGCCGAGGGTTATGATGccgatttttgcatttggaATCCGGATGAGGAGTTCACGGTGTCGCAAGATGCGCTGCATGCGGCTAATAAATCCGCTTCGCCGTATGCGGGGCAACGGCTGAGGGGCGTGGTGCATGCCACTGTGGTGCGTGGCCTGCATGTTTATCAGCAGTTCGAGGGATTCGGACAGCCGCTTGGCAAAGTGCTGCTGCGCAAGAGCAGTCGCAAGGTGGTCAAGTTTGTTCGGCTGTGA
- the LOC132795732 gene encoding allantoinase isoform X1 produces MDLLFLSRRIYLGDGSHETPLHGGIIVDTEGIIRRVLRTPQEVNTYLYNTESEAVYDFGDLMLMPGLIDANVHINEPGRKDWEGFVTATKSAAAGGFTTIIDRPTNATPTTINVQALKAKTATARGKIYVDVGFWGGLVPGNSDQLLPLLAAGVMGLQCTLCGSAPPVGDEFAAINERQLSEAVKLLNEAAETEALIAFHAELPQQQQQQHQQPPQTTQSNATESKSYHSFLATRPPQMELSAIKLICQLAEQQPRRRFHVMNLSCAAALPLLQQSQQRGAQLTAETCPHYLALCAEDIDDCHTEFKTWPPIRERSNQLPLWQALLQPAGGALQLIASDHSAATPGARCLTYGRQRGDFINAWPGISSLQLSLPIVWTRGQQLQQLKERLTLADVHRLMCWEPAKLCGLEKFKGRIAEGYDADFCIWNPDEEFTVSQDALHAANKSASPYAGQRLRGVVHATVVRGLHVYQQFEGFGQPLGKVLLRKSSRKVVKFVRL; encoded by the exons TGTTGCGAACACCACAAGAAGTAAACACATATCTATACAACACCGAGTCGGAGGCAGTCTATGACTTTGGAGATCTGATGCTGATGCCGGGACTAATCGATGCGAATGTGCACATCAATGAGCCGGGTCGCAAGGACTGGGAAGGATTTGTAACGGCAACAAAATCAGCTGCAGCCGGTGGCTTTACAACGATAATCGATCGACCCAC CAATGCCACACCGACCACAATCAATGTGCAAGCGTTGAAGGCAAAGACCGCCACAGCGAGGGGCAAAATCTATGTGGACGTCGGTTTCTGGGGCGGATTGGTGCCCGGCAACAGTGATCAATTGTTGCCCCTCCTGGCTGCCGGTGTGATGGGACTCCAGTGCACACTCTGTGGCAGTGCTCCGCCCGTTGGCGATGAGTTTGCCGCCATCAATGAGAGGCAGCTAAGCGAAGCCGTCAAGCTGTTGAATGAGGCAGCTGAAACAGAGGCATTAATAGCG TTCCACGCTgagctgccacagcaacagcaacagcaacatcaacagccaCCACAAACCACACAATCAAATGCAACCGAATCGAAATCGTATCACAGCTTTCTGGCAACGCGACCCCCACAAATGGAATTGTCGGCGATCAAATTGATTTGCCAGCTGGCCGAGCAGCAACCGCGGCGTCGCTTCCACGTGATGAATCTCAGCTGTGCCGCAGCATTGCCGCTGCTGCAACAAAGCCAGCAACGTGGGGCACAATTGACGGCCGAAACCTGTCCACATTATCTCGCTCTATGCGCCGAGGATATCGACGATTGCCACACGGAATTCAAGACGTGGCCACCGATACGCGAGCGTAGCAATCAGCTGCCCCTGTGGCAGGCATTGTTGCAACCCGCAGGCGGCGCCTTGCAACTGATCGCCAGCGATCATTCAGCTGCAACGCCCGGGGCACGTTGTCTCACCTACGGACGACAGCGTGGCGACTTTATCAACGCGTGGCCAGGCATCAGTTCGTTGCAACTAAGTTTACCTATTGTCTGGACGCGAGgacagcagttgcagcaactgaAGGAGCGTTTAACGCTTGCCGATGTGCATCGGCTGATGTGCTGGGAACCGGCAAAGCTATGCGGCTTGGAGAAGTTCAAGGGACGCATTGCCGAGGGTTATGATGccgatttttgcatttggaATCCGGATGAGGAGTTCACGGTGTCGCAAGATGCGCTGCATGCGGCTAATAAATCCGCTTCGCCGTATGCGGGGCAACGGCTGAGGGGCGTGGTGCATGCCACTGTGGTGCGTGGCCTGCATGTTTATCAGCAGTTCGAGGGATTCGGACAGCCGCTTGGCAAAGTGCTGCTGCGCAAGAGCAGTCGCAAGGTGGTCAAGTTTGTTCGGCTGTGA